One Fusarium poae strain DAOMC 252244 chromosome 4, whole genome shotgun sequence DNA window includes the following coding sequences:
- a CDS encoding hypothetical protein (TransMembrane:1 (i283-307o)): MLYQTILGIRDHDIQQICAQNTDHGTTNMYEVKEACASINTIITTGCVRTPTIFSQKRGRQIQESLQHKRRRNRVVRNVQHFGTTPSSSDLSQTNRGSSTLPKPGSLGEIPATNTVLGNPQVSSMQEPQAQMCNNTGPQGGWSTIQHRCSSLSISTYATDEKGVEMEEIGQTIHMRDSAQLGNGCLLLGMDRTEPSEQAMKLGAQMSDSLQGHQDAEDDTADLSSNKHCHSQEGGLWEAIKEFVQTVNEYSTWLLRLYLGAIRPVFDTGSSYWRYADREDRGWVNLVSLCLALPLIFVLSMVLVWGMELTVIALKCMDEDQDCMDCMADEALAMFRRSLTGVHPYE; encoded by the coding sequence ATGTTATACCAAACAATACTCGGGATCAGAGATCACGACATTCAACAGATCTGCGCACAGAACACGGATCACGGCACCACGAATATGTACGAGGTCAAGGAGGCGTGTGCATCCAtaaacaccatcatcactacTGGGTGCGTCCGGACACCAACGATATTTTCCCAGAAGAGGGGACGGCAAATCCAAGAGAGTCTGCAACACAAGCGCAGACGGAACCGGGTGGTCCGCAACGTGCAACACTTCGGGACAACGCCAAGCAGTTCAGATCTCTCCCAAACGAATCGTGGGTCGAGTACATTGCCGAAACCAGGGTCTCTGGGCGAGATTCCAGCGACCAATACTGTGTTGGGGAACCCTCAAGTGTCTTCGATGCAAGAGCCGCAGGCACAAATGTGCAACAATACAGGACCACAAGGAGGATGGTCAACAATACAGCACCGGTGCAGCAGTTTGTCAATATCCACCTATGCAACAGACGAAAAGGGTGTCGAAATGGAGGAGATCGGACAGACCATTCATATGAGAGACAGTGCCCAACTAGGCAACGGATGTCTCTTGCTGGGAATGGATCGCACGGAACCCAGCGAACAAGCGATGAAACTTGGTGCGCAGATGTCAGACAGTCTTCAAGGACACCAAGACGCCGAAGACGACACCGCAGATCTTTCCAGCAATAAACACTGCCATAGTCAAGAGGGAGGGCTATGGGAGGCCATCAAGGAGTTTGTGCAAACGGTCAATGAGTACAGCACGTGGCTTTTGAGATTGTACCTTGGTGCTATAAGGCCTGTGTTTGATACTGGGTCTTCGTATTGGAGATACGCTGATCGAGAAGACCGCGGCTGGGTGAACTTGGTGAGCCTTTGTCTTGCGTTACCACTGATATTTGTGTTATCAATGGTGTTGGTGTGGGGTATGGAGTTGACGGTTATCGCGTTAAAGTGCATGGATGAAGACCAGGACTGTATGGATTGTATGGCTGACGAAGCCTTGGCTATGTTCCGGCGAAGTTTGACGGGAGTACACCCCTACGAGTAA